The Xylanibacillus composti genome window below encodes:
- a CDS encoding acyl carrier protein: MEQPDLRQELKEIVSSSCFFSGMQEEWGSSEPLVLDSMSLIILIDALEERFAISIDYRHVDLRHFESLERMEHFIRAKLDESHIVREGR, encoded by the coding sequence ATGGAACAGCCGGATCTTAGACAGGAATTGAAGGAAATCGTATCCTCCTCGTGCTTCTTCAGCGGCATGCAGGAAGAGTGGGGTTCAAGCGAGCCGCTTGTGCTGGATTCGATGTCGCTGATTATTTTGATCGATGCGCTGGAAGAACGCTTTGCGATTTCGATTGACTATAGGCATGTCGACCTTCGCCACTTCGAATCCTTGGAACGAATGGAACACTTTATTCGCGCAAAGCTGGATGAAAGCCATATTGTTAGGGAGGGAAGGTGA
- a CDS encoding class I adenylate-forming enzyme family protein, with protein MKLPAYGEDRIALVCGTNRVTYGRLSAGISDKLRILQRAGAHISRIALDIPDSVALLEWVLAAWQSNCCIMILDQRLTDQDKEKRLNQFSPHAFIVSPGNANRLHAFQMEVPWHWKEGPRLAEREAAAARESATAEHAAIMLFSSGSTGMPKGIIRSFASLEAEWTQYSKEPGAPAASSVTYCLVPISHSFGLISAALFTLRQGGTVLFPTALQPKALAAAMQQWPITHVYGVAFHYQLLAQGLEASRQDRDQVLRSALLLSSGGSLPPSMLAEYRDRFGMSIGQQYGMSEVGYISVDFYGAAAGSVGRPAAHLKGMRREEDGQWVIELDCCPYVQAQSNWHAEQGMAGGLLLTEDLVDQDEQGFLYIRGRTNDVVSIGGLKVRLQEVEQAALRHPHVDACCAAATQHSTRGQVLHLFIVWNERGSVRASVLQHWLRRFLSDYKIPKQIHSVERIPLSAAGKIIRSELLKECSNGTAGS; from the coding sequence ATGAAGCTTCCGGCATATGGAGAGGATCGAATTGCCCTGGTATGCGGGACGAATCGGGTCACCTATGGCCGGCTTTCAGCGGGAATCTCGGACAAGCTTCGCATCCTGCAGCGGGCAGGAGCCCATATCTCGAGAATCGCCCTGGATATTCCGGATTCCGTTGCATTGCTGGAATGGGTTCTGGCTGCATGGCAGTCGAATTGCTGTATCATGATTCTCGACCAGCGATTGACTGACCAGGACAAGGAGAAGCGGCTGAATCAATTTTCACCGCATGCTTTCATCGTGTCCCCGGGAAATGCCAATCGCCTGCACGCCTTTCAAATGGAAGTACCTTGGCATTGGAAGGAAGGCCCGCGTTTGGCAGAGAGGGAAGCGGCTGCAGCACGGGAGTCCGCAACAGCGGAGCATGCCGCCATCATGCTCTTTAGCTCGGGCTCTACAGGAATGCCAAAGGGAATCATCCGCAGCTTCGCTTCTCTGGAAGCCGAATGGACGCAGTACAGCAAAGAGCCCGGGGCCCCTGCCGCTTCGTCCGTGACGTACTGTCTCGTGCCCATCAGCCATTCTTTCGGGCTGATCTCGGCAGCATTATTCACGCTGCGCCAAGGCGGAACGGTGCTTTTTCCAACCGCTCTTCAGCCGAAAGCGCTCGCAGCCGCCATGCAGCAATGGCCTATCACTCACGTCTACGGTGTCGCCTTTCATTATCAGCTGCTTGCACAAGGGTTGGAAGCCTCCCGGCAGGATCGGGACCAGGTATTGCGGTCAGCGCTTCTGCTGTCGTCCGGCGGCAGCCTGCCCCCATCGATGCTTGCCGAATATCGCGACCGGTTCGGCATGTCGATTGGCCAGCAGTACGGGATGAGCGAAGTAGGGTATATTTCGGTTGACTTTTACGGTGCAGCTGCGGGCTCTGTCGGCCGACCTGCTGCTCACTTGAAGGGAATGAGGCGTGAAGAGGATGGGCAATGGGTTATTGAACTGGATTGCTGTCCGTATGTGCAGGCTCAATCCAATTGGCATGCTGAGCAGGGCATGGCTGGCGGCCTGCTGCTGACGGAGGATTTAGTCGATCAGGATGAGCAAGGGTTTCTCTATATTCGAGGCCGTACGAATGATGTCGTGAGCATTGGCGGCTTGAAAGTTCGTTTGCAGGAAGTTGAGCAGGCGGCCTTGCGCCATCCGCATGTTGATGCATGTTGTGCGGCAGCCACGCAGCATTCAACAAGAGGACAGGTGCTGCATCTGTTCATAGTCTGGAACGAGCGGGGGAGTGTCCGCGCTTCCGTGCTGCAGCATTGGCTGCGCCGCTTTTTATCCGATTATAAAATTCCCAAGCAAATTCATTCCGTCGAGCGAATCCCCCTGTCGGCGGCAGGCAAGATCATTCGCTCGGAATTGTTGAAGGAGTGCAGCAATGGAACAGCCGGATCTTAG
- a CDS encoding beta-ketoacyl-[acyl-carrier-protein] synthase family protein — translation MGKTVVITGYGVVTPFGRGTACFASTIFAGKHRFREIQGFDVTATYAKRGAEASVPDKSYRTFALQCTDDALQMAGFDLQSLSDQERLHRAVVAVGNLGDGMHSREFYQTCLMRNQPGKPAPDNMERNPFVQADLVAKHIGSEARRLAFTNACVASANAIGYGFDMIRNGRTELVLAGGINVLHPLVYYNFDSSRAMAEDVVRPFSKGRSGLLIGDGAAMLVLESWEHAKARGADPIAELCGWGISADGYHITRPDPSGSGLARAMRMAMKQACCPVEEVDYINAHGTGTPLNDIAETRAMKQVFGDQAARIPVSSTKSSTGHMLEATGAVEAVISLYAMEHGIIPPTANYLGPDEELDLDYVTEGPRRKMLHTVLSNSCAFGGNNCSLLFRRRWTG, via the coding sequence GTGGGTAAGACGGTAGTCATCACAGGCTACGGTGTTGTTACGCCATTCGGTCGCGGCACTGCATGCTTCGCCAGCACGATTTTTGCGGGGAAGCACCGGTTTCGCGAGATACAAGGATTTGATGTAACAGCTACATATGCGAAACGCGGTGCGGAGGCGTCCGTCCCGGACAAGTCCTATCGAACCTTTGCCTTGCAATGTACAGATGATGCCTTGCAAATGGCTGGCTTTGACCTACAGAGTCTGAGCGATCAGGAAAGGTTGCACCGTGCTGTAGTCGCTGTGGGCAATTTGGGGGACGGCATGCATTCCAGGGAATTTTATCAGACCTGCCTCATGCGGAACCAACCTGGCAAGCCGGCGCCCGACAATATGGAGCGAAATCCATTCGTTCAAGCGGACCTTGTCGCGAAGCACATTGGTTCGGAAGCGCGTCGGCTGGCATTCACCAATGCCTGCGTAGCCTCGGCCAACGCCATTGGATACGGTTTTGACATGATTCGCAACGGCCGGACCGAGCTCGTGTTGGCCGGCGGCATTAATGTCCTGCATCCGCTCGTTTACTACAACTTCGATTCAAGTCGCGCCATGGCAGAGGATGTAGTCAGGCCTTTCTCGAAAGGGCGCAGCGGATTGCTGATCGGCGACGGCGCAGCCATGCTGGTCCTGGAATCATGGGAGCATGCGAAAGCCCGAGGGGCCGATCCGATCGCAGAACTATGCGGATGGGGCATAAGCGCCGACGGATACCACATCACCCGTCCGGATCCAAGCGGAAGCGGCCTGGCCCGCGCCATGCGCATGGCGATGAAACAGGCGTGCTGTCCGGTTGAAGAGGTGGACTATATCAATGCCCACGGCACGGGGACGCCGCTGAATGATATAGCAGAAACCCGGGCGATGAAGCAGGTTTTCGGCGATCAAGCCGCTCGCATACCCGTCAGTTCGACGAAGTCGTCAACTGGCCATATGCTGGAAGCAACAGGAGCGGTGGAGGCGGTTATCAGCCTTTATGCGATGGAACACGGGATCATCCCGCCTACTGCAAATTACTTGGGACCTGACGAGGAATTGGACCTCGATTATGTAACAGAGGGGCCGCGCCGCAAAATGCTGCATACGGTATTGTCCAATTCCTGCGCATTTGGCGGCAACAATTGCAGTCTACTGTTCAGAAGGAGGTGGACAGGGTGA
- a CDS encoding MDR family MFS transporter: protein MNTPKVSFGVLSALMVAMLLAALDQTIVATAMPQIVTEMGEMTYYSWIFSIYMIAELVAMPIFGKLSDLFGRKRMFLTGLIVFIVGSALCGYAQSLAGLVLFRGIQGIGAGAIMPVAFAIVFDIFPVDKRARMQAFLATVFGIASVFGPIIGAVLTEYLHWRWIFYMNLPLGLLSVLLLIRFYTEKRGQHSPSLDWQGLLLLFGALAALLLVFEWAGSSFGWHSPATAGILLAFLVLFASFIWVERRATEPFIPLHLFGGRRFSVSQVVGLLQGAVMMVTIMYIPLYMQLVSGNGVSGSGYMLMPMMLGLVVCSVVGGRVVEKISYRQALLIAGAHIVLGTVLLGSVQAHSSNWLTICSLILVGGGLGLSFPVLFTTSLHGAEQEHRGTINALVPFFRSIGGVIGVSVFGSIQMQRFAHRAAEEGKVSPSQLQAVHEWLQRGGGTDPSVQNLASYLADSIIWVFQASAVTAVLSLLAGLWIGRERLVLPPSEAAAYAPKSGSRRHAGKA, encoded by the coding sequence GTGAACACACCCAAAGTATCCTTTGGCGTCTTGTCCGCTCTTATGGTCGCCATGCTGCTTGCGGCTTTGGACCAAACTATTGTAGCAACAGCCATGCCGCAAATCGTAACAGAAATGGGGGAAATGACATATTATTCTTGGATTTTTTCTATTTATATGATCGCAGAGCTGGTTGCCATGCCGATTTTCGGCAAGCTGAGCGATCTGTTCGGACGCAAGCGCATGTTTCTCACCGGGTTGATTGTTTTTATCGTCGGCTCCGCGCTCTGCGGATATGCGCAGTCCTTGGCCGGTTTAGTTTTATTTCGCGGCATTCAAGGCATCGGCGCAGGTGCCATCATGCCGGTAGCCTTCGCCATTGTTTTTGATATTTTTCCAGTAGACAAGCGTGCGCGCATGCAGGCATTTCTGGCGACGGTGTTCGGCATCGCCAGTGTGTTTGGTCCGATTATCGGGGCCGTTCTCACAGAATACTTGCATTGGCGCTGGATTTTCTATATGAATTTGCCGCTCGGGTTGCTGTCTGTCCTGCTGCTGATTCGGTTTTATACGGAAAAACGGGGGCAGCACTCACCAAGTCTCGATTGGCAAGGCTTGCTATTGCTCTTTGGCGCGCTTGCTGCTTTGCTGCTTGTGTTCGAATGGGCAGGTTCTTCATTCGGTTGGCATTCACCGGCAACGGCAGGCATCCTGTTAGCATTTCTTGTCCTGTTCGCCAGTTTCATCTGGGTGGAGAGGAGGGCAACCGAGCCCTTTATCCCGCTGCACTTGTTTGGCGGCAGAAGATTTTCGGTCAGCCAGGTTGTTGGCTTGCTACAGGGGGCCGTCATGATGGTAACGATCATGTACATACCTCTTTATATGCAGCTGGTATCCGGAAATGGCGTGTCCGGCTCCGGCTATATGCTAATGCCCATGATGCTGGGTTTGGTGGTTTGTTCTGTCGTAGGGGGAAGGGTAGTAGAAAAAATTTCATACCGACAGGCGCTGCTAATTGCAGGTGCCCATATTGTCTTAGGAACGGTTTTGCTCGGTTCGGTGCAGGCCCATTCGTCGAACTGGCTGACCATTTGCAGTTTGATCCTTGTAGGCGGCGGTCTCGGTTTGTCGTTTCCGGTCTTGTTTACGACTTCCTTGCATGGAGCGGAGCAGGAACACCGGGGCACAATCAATGCGCTTGTTCCGTTCTTCCGCAGTATTGGCGGTGTTATAGGCGTCAGTGTGTTTGGCTCTATTCAGATGCAGCGTTTCGCTCACCGAGCAGCGGAGGAGGGAAAAGTCTCCCCGTCGCAGCTTCAAGCTGTCCATGAATGGCTGCAGAGAGGCGGGGGTACAGATCCGAGCGTACAGAACCTTGCTTCGTACCTGGCTGACTCGATCATATGGGTATTTCAAGCAAGCGCAGTGACAGCGGTCCTGTCGCTATTGGCAGGCTTATGGATTGGCAGGGAACGGCTCGTTTTGCCCCCCAGCGAAGCTGCAGCTTATGCGCCGAAATCCGGAAGCAGAAGGCATGCAGGGAAGGCATAG
- a CDS encoding sugar phosphate isomerase/epimerase family protein, giving the protein MKWTIATVTFRYHLHSYREIIRFAEECGSDGLELWEPHWLRHRSDIRQFASAFPIHAMSAYLDLTDFSLLGWKQRLLDKLDACRELGIPVLRLFSGTLSSSLAVERDWEQWFRRIEGINRVAEPYGVQVAFETHPGTLLDRAAGVDRFCQAISRNGWQQIGINFDAYHVWEFGVNPQSVLDEWHPYIRHVHVKNAAIRTKQFAMSNVYHPSGCFDELRPLGEGQVCIRTVMEGLCRYRYKDAVTLEWFGLPDGTLLKSEIQFLRELTANYKQEVS; this is encoded by the coding sequence GTGAAATGGACGATTGCCACAGTGACGTTTCGCTATCATCTGCATTCGTATCGGGAGATCATCCGGTTTGCCGAAGAATGCGGCAGCGACGGACTGGAGCTGTGGGAGCCGCATTGGCTGCGGCATCGGTCGGATATTCGCCAATTTGCCTCTGCATTCCCCATTCATGCGATGAGCGCTTACTTGGATTTAACAGACTTTTCTCTGCTCGGATGGAAACAGCGTCTGCTCGACAAGCTCGATGCGTGCCGCGAGCTGGGGATTCCGGTGCTTCGCCTGTTCAGCGGCACATTGTCCTCGAGCTTGGCCGTAGAACGGGATTGGGAGCAGTGGTTCAGGCGGATCGAGGGCATCAATCGTGTCGCAGAGCCTTATGGCGTACAAGTGGCATTCGAAACGCATCCGGGCACATTGCTCGACCGGGCAGCCGGCGTGGACCGCTTCTGCCAAGCTATTTCCCGCAACGGTTGGCAGCAGATCGGCATCAATTTTGACGCCTACCATGTCTGGGAATTCGGGGTGAACCCCCAGTCTGTTCTAGATGAATGGCATCCGTATATTCGTCATGTGCACGTGAAAAATGCGGCTATACGGACAAAGCAATTCGCCATGTCCAATGTGTACCATCCGTCTGGCTGTTTCGATGAGCTCCGTCCTCTAGGCGAAGGCCAGGTATGCATCCGCACTGTAATGGAAGGGTTATGCCGCTATCGCTACAAAGACGCCGTAACCCTGGAATGGTTTGGCCTGCCTGATGGAACCTTGCTGAAATCAGAAATTCAGTTTCTTCGCGAACTAACAGCCAACTATAAGCAGGAGGTGTCCTGA
- the fabZ gene encoding 3-hydroxyacyl-ACP dehydratase FabZ, producing the protein MDPLQVLPHRYPFLFIDRVTLCEPGKAAKGIKLVTRNEWFFPGHFPDQPIMPGVLIAEAIAQIAAFAAPQNAHPGKIGMIASMKEIQWRHPVVPGDCLELSFEVISSKGPFLKGRGKATVGERLVTSIAEMIIHSKSK; encoded by the coding sequence ATGGATCCTTTGCAAGTTTTGCCCCACCGGTATCCGTTTCTCTTTATTGATCGGGTTACGCTATGCGAGCCTGGGAAAGCTGCAAAAGGCATAAAGCTTGTGACGAGGAACGAATGGTTCTTCCCGGGCCATTTCCCGGATCAGCCGATCATGCCTGGTGTGCTGATTGCAGAGGCCATTGCGCAGATTGCGGCGTTTGCGGCGCCGCAGAACGCCCATCCCGGCAAAATCGGCATGATCGCATCCATGAAGGAAATACAGTGGCGCCATCCGGTCGTACCCGGCGATTGCCTGGAGCTTTCCTTTGAGGTAATCAGCAGCAAAGGGCCATTTTTGAAAGGACGTGGAAAAGCAACGGTTGGCGAGAGATTGGTCACCAGCATTGCTGAAATGATCATTCACAGCAAATCCAAATAA
- a CDS encoding acyl carrier protein encodes MEIKTDAKSAAVETFIRQVCKEKMNVEVPDRVDPSHPIEQAFELDSISMFELIVNLEEEYGIRIADAEVEQVGNMNLVELASYLERRQASG; translated from the coding sequence ATGGAAATCAAAACTGATGCAAAGAGCGCTGCAGTGGAGACATTCATCAGGCAAGTATGCAAGGAAAAGATGAATGTCGAAGTCCCGGATCGGGTTGATCCGTCCCATCCGATTGAGCAGGCATTTGAGCTGGATTCCATCTCGATGTTTGAACTGATTGTCAACCTGGAAGAGGAGTATGGCATCCGGATTGCGGATGCAGAGGTGGAGCAAGTCGGGAACATGAATCTCGTTGAATTGGCGAGCTATCTGGAAAGGCGGCAAGCGAGTGGGTAA
- a CDS encoding glycosyltransferase family 4 protein, whose amino-acid sequence MNNEAAVGYLGRQWRRINQRVVEKQWLDNLREYMPVTVIPPSYVRELFGASFESLVNGLPGSLDHAAAVLQQIRSTYGINMLYLNLPTTIPVVLMARNHAGLDLGVSCIAHCVGSAFWLKLWVSIVPWLTERDVVMVSSESSKQALTNLSSKYELARKIPLGIRQPVRNEVSMEEIGRTPTILSIGRLEDVKNIHIMLECFARIVQHVPDAKLIVAGEYTGHSDDQVEQYERKVNALIRQLQLAPSVELTGPVVGERKDALFRHAAVLLNLSTDIGETFGYNLIEAKAWGLPVVCTSWNGFREIVSHGEDGYLVDCSWEGSLPQMDRSQVVEYCVQLLQNKKKHETFAAQALERAAAFSYERTTPLIVQALKDAAQASTAGAASPGSLLNRPLSGMEDFYRLNRLEKLDWLDETPFSLIPTSFAHYDGTLDEWYAKVKPIMEHYVSATAGGKGGAYGMEVRL is encoded by the coding sequence ATGAATAATGAAGCAGCTGTCGGTTACTTGGGAAGACAGTGGAGGCGCATCAACCAGCGGGTAGTCGAGAAGCAATGGTTGGACAATTTGCGCGAGTATATGCCGGTGACCGTCATTCCTCCTAGTTATGTGCGTGAATTGTTCGGAGCGTCGTTCGAGAGCTTGGTGAACGGGCTTCCAGGTTCGCTGGATCATGCTGCAGCGGTCCTGCAGCAAATACGTTCTACCTACGGGATTAATATGCTCTATCTGAATCTCCCGACGACGATCCCCGTCGTGCTGATGGCTCGAAATCATGCCGGGCTTGATCTAGGTGTCAGCTGCATCGCCCATTGCGTTGGATCCGCCTTTTGGCTAAAGCTGTGGGTGAGCATTGTTCCCTGGCTAACAGAACGCGACGTGGTTATGGTCAGTTCGGAAAGCAGCAAGCAGGCGCTGACGAATCTGTCGTCCAAGTACGAACTTGCCCGCAAAATCCCGCTTGGCATTCGGCAGCCAGTGCGGAACGAGGTGAGCATGGAGGAGATCGGACGGACACCTACGATATTGTCCATCGGTAGACTGGAGGATGTGAAGAACATTCATATCATGCTGGAATGCTTCGCCCGCATTGTGCAGCATGTGCCGGATGCGAAGCTGATTGTTGCCGGAGAATATACCGGTCACTCAGACGATCAGGTGGAGCAGTATGAACGAAAAGTGAACGCTTTAATCCGGCAATTGCAGCTCGCTCCATCAGTAGAGTTGACGGGACCAGTAGTGGGGGAGAGGAAGGATGCTCTTTTTCGCCATGCGGCTGTCCTGCTGAATCTGTCTACCGATATCGGAGAAACATTCGGCTACAATCTCATTGAGGCAAAAGCCTGGGGCTTGCCAGTCGTTTGTACGAGTTGGAACGGATTCAGAGAGATCGTCAGCCACGGCGAGGATGGCTACTTGGTAGATTGCAGTTGGGAGGGCAGTCTGCCCCAAATGGATCGCAGTCAAGTAGTCGAGTACTGTGTTCAGCTGCTTCAGAACAAGAAGAAGCATGAGACTTTTGCCGCGCAGGCCCTGGAGCGGGCTGCTGCGTTTTCCTATGAACGAACCACTCCGCTCATCGTACAAGCGCTGAAGGATGCCGCGCAGGCAAGCACGGCAGGGGCTGCCAGTCCCGGATCGCTGCTGAACCGGCCTTTGTCCGGCATGGAGGACTTCTATCGGCTCAATCGACTGGAAAAGCTGGATTGGCTGGATGAAACACCTTTTTCCCTCATTCCCACGAGTTTCGCGCATTATGACGGGACATTGGATGAGTGGTACGCCAAGGTCAAGCCCATTATGGAGCACTATGTGTCCGCGACTGCCGGCGGGAAAGGAGGAGCGTATGGAATGGAAGTCCGCCTATAA
- a CDS encoding DegT/DnrJ/EryC1/StrS family aminotransferase encodes MAMSIKQQGWPRWPIADEETLEQLRLVLESGRWAISGPYTGEPTREQQFAEQFAAYNGVRWCVTLDHGTSALIAALEALDIGAGDEVIVPGLTWVAPALAVISVNAVPVFADVERDTLCMDVHAVEQVMTKRTRAILAVHMYGNMTDMDAMQALAEKHGLYLIEDAAHSHGASWNGRMAGSLGHIGVFSMQQGKVLTCGEGGAAITDEDELKDRLEASAWNARTRIAPSEQLLFPMSLDEGMPRFGTNRCLSEFQAAVLLDQLPRLDRQNRMREAHAGWLDHQCSQIQGVQVMRKDPRIKQRTYYGYVLQLDPQECPISAHDLIAHLQQDLQMGDFLLHSAYKPLYRNPLFRPHPRRHAIGAAYMEALQRQSGPLANCEYAYANSIVFHHSILLADQAQLSRLVEALAFRITGK; translated from the coding sequence ATGGCCATGTCGATTAAGCAGCAGGGGTGGCCGCGGTGGCCGATTGCGGATGAAGAGACATTGGAGCAGCTTAGGCTGGTTCTGGAAAGCGGCAGGTGGGCGATCAGCGGGCCCTATACCGGTGAGCCTACAAGGGAGCAGCAGTTTGCCGAGCAATTTGCCGCCTACAACGGCGTCCGTTGGTGTGTAACGCTGGATCATGGGACATCTGCTTTGATCGCTGCATTGGAAGCGCTCGATATAGGAGCCGGCGATGAAGTAATCGTGCCCGGTCTTACCTGGGTCGCCCCTGCTTTGGCGGTAATTTCGGTCAATGCTGTACCGGTGTTCGCTGATGTAGAACGAGATACGCTTTGTATGGATGTACACGCGGTTGAACAAGTTATGACGAAGCGTACCCGAGCCATTCTCGCTGTACATATGTATGGCAATATGACGGATATGGACGCTATGCAGGCACTGGCGGAGAAGCATGGGCTGTACCTGATAGAAGACGCTGCACACAGCCACGGAGCCAGCTGGAACGGGAGAATGGCCGGCAGCTTGGGGCATATTGGCGTATTTTCGATGCAGCAGGGAAAGGTGTTGACTTGCGGGGAAGGGGGAGCGGCTATTACAGACGAGGATGAGCTTAAAGATCGGCTGGAGGCCTCGGCTTGGAATGCACGCACCCGCATTGCGCCTTCCGAACAGTTGTTGTTCCCGATGTCTTTGGACGAGGGCATGCCCAGATTCGGCACGAATCGCTGCCTGTCCGAATTTCAGGCAGCCGTGCTGCTCGACCAGCTGCCCAGGCTAGATCGGCAAAATCGGATGCGTGAAGCACATGCGGGTTGGCTGGATCATCAATGCTCGCAAATTCAGGGAGTCCAAGTAATGCGTAAGGATCCGCGAATCAAGCAGCGCACCTATTACGGTTACGTGCTGCAGCTCGACCCCCAAGAGTGCCCAATATCCGCTCATGACCTTATTGCGCACTTGCAGCAGGATTTGCAAATGGGAGATTTTTTGCTGCATTCCGCGTATAAGCCGCTTTACCGCAACCCATTGTTCAGGCCGCACCCGAGGCGCCATGCAATTGGCGCAGCGTACATGGAAGCGCTGCAGCGGCAAAGCGGACCGCTGGCCAATTGTGAGTATGCGTATGCCAATAGCATTGTATTTCACCACAGTATATTGCTTGCGGATCAGGCTCAGCTGTCCCGTTTGGTAGAGGCTCTGGCATTTAGAATAACCGGGAAGTGA
- a CDS encoding 2-deoxy-scyllo-inosose synthase: protein MLERTIQFGAHAYAFLCGDGALDQFSPAIAALSADRFILIADKELPPFIKARTLHAFEEHGKVHLIETAFGEANKHLQTVQHICEQAVAWGADRRTAVVALGGGVAGNVAGMAAALLYRGLPLIHIPTTLMAASDSVLSLKQAVNLRHGKNLVGTYYTPRAVCVELTFLRTLPMREIRSGLCELVKNLLAIKPERIPEFRTLLRPLGPYTDQEMERFIDFCIDAKTEVMRHDPYERNEGLVLEYGHTVGHALELACKGRYSHGECVGFGMRCAAYIAERFGLLSEYEVRLHEDLLRQIGVKVKVSAQQMAEMEAYWLKDNKRGYRQSQPDHIGFVLLNGLGRMNKESGSSITFVPQSLVREAVHAMACSQEAVKAHGHVD, encoded by the coding sequence ATGCTAGAAAGGACGATTCAGTTCGGTGCCCATGCTTATGCCTTTCTATGCGGAGACGGTGCGCTCGATCAATTTAGTCCGGCCATCGCGGCATTATCAGCGGATCGGTTTATCCTGATTGCGGACAAGGAGCTGCCTCCTTTTATTAAAGCGCGTACGCTGCATGCCTTTGAAGAACATGGGAAGGTGCACCTTATCGAAACGGCGTTTGGCGAAGCCAACAAACATCTGCAAACCGTGCAGCATATTTGCGAGCAAGCCGTAGCATGGGGGGCGGACCGCCGCACAGCGGTGGTCGCGCTGGGCGGCGGGGTGGCCGGCAATGTGGCAGGCATGGCGGCAGCTTTGTTGTATCGCGGCTTGCCGCTCATTCATATTCCGACTACATTAATGGCTGCATCTGATTCTGTTCTATCTTTGAAGCAAGCTGTCAATCTGCGGCATGGCAAAAATCTCGTAGGCACCTACTATACGCCCCGTGCCGTCTGTGTAGAGCTGACATTTCTCCGCACGCTGCCGATGCGCGAAATTCGCTCTGGTTTGTGCGAGCTTGTCAAGAATCTGCTGGCAATCAAGCCGGAACGGATTCCTGAGTTCCGAACTTTGCTTCGCCCGCTTGGCCCCTACACGGATCAGGAGATGGAGCGGTTTATTGATTTTTGCATCGATGCCAAAACGGAAGTCATGAGGCATGATCCATACGAGCGTAACGAAGGGCTCGTGCTGGAATATGGCCATACTGTAGGCCATGCTTTGGAATTAGCCTGCAAAGGGCGCTATTCTCATGGGGAGTGCGTGGGATTCGGCATGAGATGCGCTGCCTACATTGCGGAGCGCTTCGGCTTGCTCTCCGAGTATGAAGTCCGGCTACACGAAGATTTGTTGCGGCAGATCGGGGTCAAGGTCAAAGTGTCCGCGCAGCAGATGGCGGAAATGGAAGCTTATTGGCTTAAGGACAACAAGAGGGGTTACAGGCAAAGCCAGCCTGATCACATTGGCTTCGTCTTGCTGAATGGGCTTGGCCGAATGAACAAGGAGTCTGGCTCCAGCATAACATTCGTCCCCCAGTCGCTAGTTCGGGAAGCCGTGCATGCCATGGCATGCAGTCAAGAGGCGGTGAAGGCGCATGGCCATGTCGATTAA
- a CDS encoding rhodanese-like domain-containing protein, which produces MSTEIQGVSHLDRNELAELLDDPEKSDIYVVDVREPEEFISGHIPGVPLVPMGHIPELVEHFDKDAEYVFICRSGQRSFNVAKYFQMNGFEKVHNFLGGMLSWDGELAYGPEGIVDEFSMDKLSRNHNNS; this is translated from the coding sequence ATGTCGACTGAAATCCAAGGTGTTTCGCATCTGGATCGCAATGAGCTTGCGGAGCTGCTGGATGATCCGGAGAAATCCGATATTTATGTGGTAGATGTCAGGGAGCCCGAGGAGTTCATTTCCGGACATATTCCGGGCGTTCCGCTTGTGCCTATGGGGCATATACCGGAGTTGGTCGAACACTTTGACAAAGACGCGGAATATGTGTTTATTTGCCGCAGCGGTCAGAGAAGCTTTAATGTGGCCAAGTATTTTCAAATGAATGGATTCGAAAAGGTTCACAATTTCCTGGGAGGCATGCTGAGCTGGGACGGCGAACTGGCTTACGGTCCTGAGGGGATTGTCGATGAGTTCTCCATGGACAAGTTGTCTCGAAACCACAACAACAGCTAA